GCAGCACATTGTGGTGGACCGCATCGAGAGTTAGGGAGACATTTACTGCCCCGGAGCTATAGCTTCTTCCAGGGTTTTCAGTTTGCATTAATGCCGCCCACTCACAagaaaaaagagacatttttgtttACAACTATTCCTGCTGGAATTTCTGTAAGGAAAGGGCTTCTCGGGTAGAAGTGCTTCTGGGATGCCtgagtgtttcagtgtttcaacggatttcagacagagagagggagagaaagctgGGTCGTGGTGTTTTCAAGTCCATTTCTGGAATAACCACCCCCTTATAGTCCATTAGAGAGCACTGAGCAGTTAAGGGTACATGAGGAGAATTGCTCGTTATGAAGAACCAAAGACTGTAAAAACAATGCATCTCCACTTACTCCCAATGTACAACAATGATGCCAAATTATCCCAGATATGGCCACTGTCATCTTGCACCGGCAACATCATTTGGAGCCTTCTTCTGCATCTATGCACAAGGCGAACTCACATTTTCTTACGATAGTGAAGGCATGACTGACCCTACGTTCCCTTCTGACTGGCTAGTGCTTGTTGCCTTCGTTAGTTGGGTTgataaggtttaggcaacagaagtGAGATTGGTCAGCATGTTGTCATATCAACTCGTCAAGTACcatcactttgtcagtggatgtaCACGTCATATATAACATGTAGGTATCTGCATCTGTTTTTGACGTTCAAGGTCGGTGTGTCAAATTGCATGTTACATGtattggggggtgggggggcgaGAGCCTATCCCatctgacattgggcgagaggcggggagTCTACTGGCAGAGTCCATCGGTGAATGAAaacactctgactggcagttaaGCTCAGCAAaccagaagagaaacaaaagtgaggaaagtaaacaaacagcttaaGTCAGGAGTGAGTAGGACCAAAAAAAACTTATTACGTAAGTGTCGcatgggggctggagcctatcccatcTGACATTGGACgaaaggcagggtacaccctggacaggtcaccagactatcacagggctgacacatagagacagacaatcattcacacttaaattcacacctacggacaatttagagtcaccaattaacctgcatgcctttggactgtggaggaagctggagtacctggagaaaacccactctgacatggggagaacatgcaaatgccacacagaagggctcccccaccctagGTTTGAACAaggaaccctcttactgtgaggtgaTAATGCCTCACtttaccactgcaccaccgtgctgttagaaaaaaaacatggtttggcttaaaattcatGCGGGAAACAAACAGAGGGCTCCAGCGTGAAAGCCCAGACTTCATTTTTGCCATCCACCACCTAACCCACCCTCCCCAGACAGACTGTCATACACTTTATATTGCAGTAATTGGCGGCAGCATTACAACCCGTCGCCACCCGGTGCATATTGTACCGCTGAGAAGGTTGCCTCTGTACATGACTGACGCTGATGTTCACTGAAGAAGCAACAGTATTTGATTAATTGGGTTTTTGCCTGCCTCTAAAACTGATGCGCCTGGTGCATATCAAACCGCCTCCAAAGTTGCCTTTGTGTTGGTGTTTGACGCTGACATCACTGGCAAAGAggtggtatttgacaagctgCAATTGAGAACAGGCTGGATTGGTTCGGGTTAGgggtaagaatatcagggtaagccaatcagaggcagagtaaggcagagtagggccAGTCATGCCCTCGTTATCcaagaaaatgcaaattcatGCCAAATAGAGATCTCCACAGTATCAGGCTCCAGCCTATATACCCCTCTGACCAATAGCAAGTAGCGCCATTGATCATGAGCACACCGATTGGCACAAACAGCTGTCGACCcccttttatagcatcaaaaacctgaataaaactaaacatatcacaaaaaacaaacacttgaccaaacatcagcatgataagaaATACTCAGAATGACAGAAACCAGTCTGGGAAAAATTTGACTTGTACTTCAGTCTCtaagtgtcagccctgtgatagtctggtgacctgtccaaatgtcagctgggatagcccccctgcgacccctatgTAACAAGTTTTTGGTCTTACTCCCTCCTGACTTAAGCTGTTTGTTTAcgttcctcacttctgtttctcttctcatttgCTGAGCTAACTgccagagtgatttcattcaccgatGGAAAActagtttttagtttggcccatgtcccatcaaCTAACATgtagggggcggggtttatgacctatactgcagccagccaccagggggcaatcaaaatgttttggcttccCTTTTGGGGAGCTGTTTTTATACACAATCTGTGGGGAAAACAAAGAGACGTAGTGTGAGCTGAATGGTTATTTAGCCTGAGAGAAAGAGTGCATGATGACATCCGTCATTCGGAAACATCTTGATTAAGAGCTTTGTTTTACAATGTTACATCACTGCTATGCCAATAAGAAAGGTTGTTAGGCTGtgtgcaaaaaacaaaagcaaaataagaCTGCAGTGTGAACAGCTGTCACTGGAAGGCAAACAGCTGTTAAATTATGTTTAACTTTAATTGTACGTCTCTGAGGTTCCGATTTTCATCAGAAATACTGATCACCCATTTAATtaccatgtgtttgtgtttcacagaCTGGGTCGAGTTGAATTGCAAATCCTTGATTCAGAGACAGATTGGAAAAATCTGTCTGATTGTGACTCTTTGCAAATGACACGTCACAtccaccaatgtggagatatgcagccATAAATAGTAATCATTAATAGATGAGCTATTCGTGTCTCTTTGCAGGGTACATACTCCGCACGTGTTCATTTGAGATAGATTTACATCAGTCAGGACCCTCCACGCTGAACAGGAAGGTTGCACACATTTCTCTACAGACTGAACTTCGACTTGTTAAAGGCTTCAGAATTCTTTGAAGATCAGCTACGCTTCGACCTCGCAGTGATCGCTATCATTATTATGCTCATTAAAATCGTCTCAATGAACACTGGCGGCGGCAAAGCTCTCCAAAGACTCTTGAGGAGGGCACTGTGGGTAATGCATGCTCAATGCAGTCAGGCAACAGAGACTCACAACCCGGTGACTCACCAGGCAATCTGGAGAACATGCCCTGTGGCTTAGCTGTGATAACGCTGGCACAGAGAGAGGCCAGACCTCAGCCGATCTGGTGGGGGGAACAGGCTTCGCTGTCTTTGCAGTGTTTCATCTCTCCTTCCTAGATAGACTTTGTCCCCCAGAGGAGACATCTGAGGCACAacacaagaagagaaaaaaaaaaacccaagagtttaaaaaaaaacaaaaaaaactctccTGTGACTGTAGAAAGGCAAAAGCACAGTCGGTTTAAAGGCAAAGTGAGAAATCAAACAGCCTCAAGGGGTTAAGTGTGATTTAATCTAGTAGGAGAGTGGCGGAGGCCTGTGCACATCCACACTGGTGATGTGTTGTAGGCGTATCGATAACCTCCGCCACACGGAGGGAGAATGTGAGAATTTACGGATGTGTAGCAGCAAAAAGGAGGGATTTACTGTTTTGAGAGATGATTTTCATtcttgtgttttggttttgttgcaCAGCACGAGTGTTGATGTGAtagaaaatatagaaaatatgaTGTAAGGACCCATTAGAGATCTCTATGATTTCTCTAGATGTGATGACCTATTTTCACGTGTGAAATATCATATAATACCCAAAACGAAACACCATCAAGAAGCAAAATAGGTTAATACAACCAGGCAGAGTGTTTAAGAGCAGAGCTCGTGTTGGATTTGCTCTAATTTCATGGGTGGAGGATGGTGCTGACTGTAATCAGCGGCTCACAGAGGCTGACAGTGCAGGTGCCTAATAACCATTCAGTGACACATTCACGTCCCCGTTTTAGAAGCCGAGGCCTCCTTCCTGACCCAGAATTGGTGGTGCAGCAAATCCAGGCGCTGACATTTTAATTCCCGGCTGGCTAACCTGCCTCCCCCTAAATTACTATAATTGATTAAATTAGTTTGGACACAGGCCACGAGGTCCTCACTGCACTGGTGACGTACAGTAAAcattttctctttccttctctctcctgtTTTAATATACTGTTCTTTCTATCTCTCTGTTGATCTGTCTGTCTGGTTTTGCCTGAAAAGATCTCAATATATATGTACAAATATTGGCGTGAAGTGAGAACACACACCTCAGACAACACCTGTCTGAAAGCCACCCAGTCTAACTGCGGAAAGAGATatagagaacacacacagacagatatttTAGTGTTTAAATATAGCTTGTTCAGCGGCTGCACAAAGCCGTTACATCAGTGAATTATCTAACAACAGCCAGTGTAACATCAGGCCATCATTTATAATTCCCAGGCTGCTGTGGGTAACAGATGTTCACGCACACAGTTGGGAGTGAAATTGTTACCCCTCGGTGCGTGTTGTATCCAGATCAGTGATCATGTTTAATGATGCTCGACTGAAATACTCATACTGCTTAGATAATGGCACAGACATGTTGTTTTGTGATGCACTTTGTGGGTGAAGATATAGAGGTTTAATTCAATTTTCAGTTGGTGCTCTCATGAGAGTGATATAGATAATATTGATGTGCTGTCTCAATCATAAGACAAACATTCTCCTTTGCAGCACCCTTCTGTTGTCCTTTGAGAAATGGTGTTGTagtttttgtgagtgtgtggttCTCCTTGTCAGGTTTGCCCAAGagtaatagtttgacattttggggagTATGTTTAATTGCTTTTTTGTCaagagtgagatgagaagatcgatGCCTCTGTCATGTTCGAGAATGGTATCAATGTTCTTATCAAACTCCGAGCAGGaaagcaaaatgtcaaactattcctttcaCTGTTGtctgtggactcgagtcacaggATTTACATTAGAGTTAGCAAATGaaatgactttagactcaacttgacaaaatcaaaacagactTGCAAGTTGAGTTGGACATTAACACCACTGACTTTTcgcttcacttggacttgagacttgaaaaCACCCGATACCTTCCTTCAAGCCCAAagtttaaaaagtatgttatttagaAGTGTGTCATGCATCaatttattttctcaatcaACGATCATTAACACTATTAGTTCCCTGCAAGTCAATATGTAAATACCAGATCCAGTTTGTTTAAACTGGTCCATCAGCTCAGCATCAACTCAAGCTGCAGGACAGAACCATGAAAAACGAATGCTAATGTTACGTTACTGAATGCCAGTTGGTGAAAAAAaagataccaaagataattttgtttgcgTACAAAAACTATTTGGGggttaacaaaaaacaaattgcaataTGCAGAAAGTGCAGGTTGAAAGTTACAGATGAAGACGCAACAATATCCAACTTAGTTTAACCTTTGTAGCTGCACAGTAAGCAGTAAGCTGAGGCTAATTTAACATAGTAAAGGAGTTAACATTATCTTAACAGCTGAGTGACTTTTgataaattaattcaaattttaaaaagcatttatgGTTTGTGTATATGACATTGGCATTACTTTTATTGAAGATTGCATTATGACATGTTCTCGAACAGAAACTCAAAGTTtaagacttgtgacttgcaaaacattGACTTGATCCCACCTCTGCTGTTGTCCACACAAAGCAGACAACTGAGCTAACTTGACTCACATGTTAGAAGAAGTAAAAAACTgcaactattcctttaaacacaCCAATGTCCCATTGTACCAATGGAACACTGCTGAATTTTCAGAGCTGTAATAATGTTTTCCTGTCACCTGATGCCGCTTGAAATTTGGGCTGATATATGTATTGATTTAAAAAGTATAGCTAACCACAGGCCTGCCGTTAGTGCCagtcaaagggtacagatgtGGGGGCCATGACTTGGGATCAAGTACAATTTCCTTACTGACTTGTGTCACTGACAATACAGTAAATggactcaaagtgcttttaaggccctgacacaccaagccgtcGGTTGGCCTTCGATCAATGTTGGGCTaatggtgagcatctgtcgtcTTAGTCAGTGCAGCCCTTATTGGCTCCCTCGTCATTGCATTTTTGGCCGATTCACATGTTGAATCAACGTCAGTAATGGCGGAGTCCATCGGTGAATGAAaccactctgactggcagttatGCTCCACAAAcaagaggagaaacagaagtgaggaaagtaaacaaacggcTTAAGTCAGGAGGGAGTAAGACCAAAAAAACTAGTTACATAAGGGTCGCGGGGGGCCtcgagcctatcccagctgacacttaCAGtagcaagaggcggggtacaccctggacaggtcaccagactatcacagggctgacacatagagacagacaaccattcacactcacattcacacctacggacaatttagagtcaccagttaacctgcatgtctttggactgtgggaggaagctggagtacctggcggaaacccacgctgacacagggagaacatgcaaactccacacagaagggctcccccaccctgggttcctACCAGGGaccatcttgctgtgaggcgacagcaccaaccactgcaccaccgtgctgcccttCATGTGGATTTAATGAGACCAACTGcgttcatgtgtgatgatgttagtcCCCACACTAGCCAGTTCACTGAAGTGAGACCAGTGGAAATTGCCTGTGTTGGTATCAGAGATAAGGGTGGGTGGTGGTGGGTGTGGATGAGGGTGGAATATTTTGTCCCTGTTTATAATCCCTAATGGCCGGCTGGGTTAACCACCATAAAGAACTGCTTTACAGTAAACAAACAGACGAGCTAACTGTGCTGTACCTGTAAAGATAAACTGCTCACAATGCTTCAGTCCTCATATTAATATCATTACAGTTTACAGAAAGTGTCTTTGTGGTGGAATATTTCAAACGGGTTTCATGCTTTCGTTACATTTCTTCAGTGAGTGGGTTGTTCTGCAGGCAGGGATTGTTTACACATGGCTCTGCCTTCATATATTGACAAGTGGCCATTAGAATTAAAATGCCAATAATCTAAGTGGCTCCTGCTGCAATAATGCTGCATTGTGGTATTACTCATCCTCGGGTAAGAGCAATGTAGAAGCTTTTAGTGGTAAAGCACAGTGGCATGATGTTAAAGACACAGAGTCAGTGCTGCTCCAGTTTACTGTAACTCACAAAGGTTTGCACTGAAGCTTATCAGTATATCAAAGTCATAAACTTTCTTGTattcaattcatttttaaaaatgttttcctctgaTTTATTACAAACAATAAGGCCCTTTATGCCAGATTTGTAAGACTCCTCTGTTTCCCTTCTGCAGGTGACAGAGTGATGGTGGCAGGCTGAGCCCAGTGATGTGAGTGGACCAGTAAAGATGACCCTGTTGGCGGGCGATGGCTCCGACTATGACTACAGTGCCCTGAGCTGTGCCTCTGACTCCTCCCTCAACCCACCTCCCCTGCATGAGGAGGAGGCTCAAAAGGGGGCCTTCTACAACCGGGCGCAGCGTGCCCCTGAGCTCAGCTCCCTCCAGGATGACACACCTCTGTCCAGCGCCCGCAAACTCCACGCCATCATCAATGTGGGTGGCCTGCGCTACCAGCTCCCCTGGACCACCCTAGAGGACTTCCCCCTGTCTCGCCTGGGCCAGCTgcacctctgcagcagctttgATGAGATCATGCGCATCTGCGATGACTATGATGTCACGCACAATGAGTTCTTCTTCGACCGCAGCCCCTGTGCCTTCCGCACCATCCTGACCTACCTGCGTGCGGGGAAGCTGCGGTCCCTCAGGGAGATGTGCGCCCTGTCCTTCAGGGAGGAGCTGCTCTACTGGGGGGTCCCTGAGGAGAGCTTGGAGTGGTGCTGTCGCCGGCGATTGCTGCAGCGCGTGGAGGAGTTTGAGGCGatggagagagcagaggaggaggaggaactcCTGGAGAATCTGTTGGATTCAGACAGTGGCCACAGGGAGCATGCAGCAGAGTCCAAGCTCAATCGGTGCATGAGCAAGCTGAGAGACATGGTGGAGAGGCCTCACTCGGGCCTGCCGGGCAAGATCTTTGCTtgcttgtcagtgttgtttgTCACCATCACTGCCATCAACCTATCCATCAGCACCATGCCTGCcatgagggaggaagaggaggcggTGAGTAATGACATTTAACACACCACAAAAAAGTTACTgtgtacaaaaacacattaataccAGAGCAGACGTGTTTTCATGTCAgtgaggagaagagaaaaagaagacatGACCCAACACAACCTCATTCTCTGCTGGGAATTTGTCATAAAGAGACACCAGAGTATTAACAATGAACATCTGAGCCCTGTGGTGAGACTGGCTTTGTCTGAGCTGTATTCAAAAGCTAAACTGAGGTTAATTGACGCGTAACTGTGAAAAGCAGTCATTAAAACATTCTAATGATGGCATGTCTCATCTGTCATGTCATTTAAAACCTCCTCGCAGCGAGGAAAGGGAGACCACTGAGAGAGCAGGTTGTTTTGCCGGATTAGAGAAAAATATTTGAAGACGTCTCAGTGTGCTTTCATTATTCTGCGTGACTTCAGTCACAGCCGTAATTAGCACACTGGCCTCTTTAGTCAAATCAAAGCCAAATGGAATATTTGAGCcacacacattattttcttGCAGAGTAAAGTGCAAATTggtttttaaaggtccagtgtgcaggatttagggggggttacactggcagaaatggaatataatattattCTTTTACATTTAACACACATTCAACAAGGGAAAATCAGACAGGAAAGAATATAAAATAGACaagacagaacaaaacaaaacagtacaaAGCAAACAGTAATCATGTAGCATATGTAACATACATCAGATCTCATAAatccattgtttacaagccttTTAAACTGGGAGCTGCTGTTTTAAAGGTGCACAGAAATGAACTTAATGACTTAATGCACTTAAAACTCAGCTAAAAGCAGAAAAGGCTCTTTGATAAAAGTAGGAAGTTAAAGGGACTTAAATAACTGCAAACAGTTgctttgaagaggaggagacgtCTGCGGGTAATg
This genomic stretch from Epinephelus moara isolate mb chromosome 16, YSFRI_EMoa_1.0, whole genome shotgun sequence harbors:
- the kcng1 gene encoding potassium voltage-gated channel subfamily G member 1 encodes the protein MTLLAGDGSDYDYSALSCASDSSLNPPPLHEEEAQKGAFYNRAQRAPELSSLQDDTPLSSARKLHAIINVGGLRYQLPWTTLEDFPLSRLGQLHLCSSFDEIMRICDDYDVTHNEFFFDRSPCAFRTILTYLRAGKLRSLREMCALSFREELLYWGVPEESLEWCCRRRLLQRVEEFEAMERAEEEEELLENLLDSDSGHREHAAESKLNRCMSKLRDMVERPHSGLPGKIFACLSVLFVTITAINLSISTMPAMREEEEAGTCSQMCYNIFIVETVCVAWFSLEFTLRFIQDRSKLAFLRQPLNLIDVVAILPYYITLVVDSTSKGEKRLGSGSSYLDKVGLVLRVLRALRILYVMRLARHSLGLQTLGLTARRCTREFGLLLLFLCVAIALYSPLLYLIENEMATTQEFTSIPATYWWAVITMTTVGYGDMVPRSIPGQVVALSSILSGILLMAFPVTSIFHTFSRSYVELKQEQQRLLQRRTHFLLRSRIAGLGSNLSLESDMLFPIGSDARDLDD